AAATCATGGGACTAGAAACCTGTGGATAGTGGAACAGACGAATATCCTTTTTGATTCCAAACTCTTCTTTGATGATATAAAAAGTTTCTAAAATTCTCAAATCAGAAATAGGCGTCCCCCATCTCTTCAAAAGATTACTGAATTTTATATAGGCAAAGATTGAACGTCCAATCACCACCACAAAACCTATGAACCAGACAAACAAGAAAATCTGCAACCAAGGTAAACCAAGGAAAAGATCCAATAAGTTTGGTTGGCTGTTGGTTGCCGAACTAGCTACGGTGCCTGTCGATTCAACAACAGTTGATACTGCTTTTGGACTATGTTCAATGGTTACCAAGCCCGAACCAAAGCGAGGTCTGAAAGGAAAAATCAGACTGGCTAACAAGGCCAACCAGGTCAAGTACCGAACCCTAGCTGAAACCCTGTTTTTTAATAAGATAAACAAGCCGCTAACCACTAATATCAAGGCCGATTTGTAGAGGCTCATTAAGAAAAAGCGTAAGATGAGTGATGACATTTCAAATCTCCAACTATATATTATTTATTTAACAAGCTCCTTAACTCATCCAGTTCATCGGCTGACAAAGCATTGGAGGAGAAGAGGGTTTTGACCAAACCACCAAGGGAATTCCCTTGGTAACGGTCTAAAAAATTTGATGTTTCAACCGCCATGTATTCTTCTTCAGACACAATAGCTGTATAACGACGTTCCCGACCATTTCGCTCACTCTTCAAAAAACCTTTTTCCGTCAAGCGCGCAAGAATAGTCAATAAGGTTTGGGGTTTCCAGTGATTATCTTCACCCAAATGACTAATGATTTGAGCAGAGGTCACTGGATTTGGCAGGTGCCAAATGGTTCTTAGTACAGAAAATTCTGTATCTGGTAGACGTTTTAATTCATTCATACTCGAATTCCTCTCTTCTTTCTCTAATATTCTACACTTGTCGTTTATAAATGTCAACTATCCTACTTATTTTTTTAGTAGCTACTGCTAACTAGAAGACCGATAAGAAAAAACTCAGCCGAAACTGAGTTTTAGTTGAAACCATAAATTCTTTTCGCGATTTTATAGACAGCATTAGAAATTTTTCGACCAGGGTAACCGTAGAGATTGGTCAACTGCCCCAACAAGCCATTGCGGACAATCTTGAAAAGGGCGGGATTGTTATCCCGAATATAGTGCCATAATTCCTGCTTTTTCATCATATGTTCAGCTGTTCCAGCACGATTGAGAAGGGCACAGGAGATAATGGTCGTAATCTCCACATGATTGAGCAAATAACTTCGTAAATCAGGATTGTCAACCGCCTCCAAGTCTAAATTATCTACCAAGATTCGATTGACTTTCAACTGCTGGTCAATGCGCTTAATCATGACGGATTCATTGACAGACTGGTCATTTCGCCCAATAAAGTAACGATAAAAATCTACTGGAAGATAGAACATCGTTTTCACAGCCTGCAAAGGAGTAAATACGAAAATATTATCCACATAGAAAGTATGCTCTGGTAGAACGAGACCAACCTCACGCAATAAATCAGTCCTGTAAATCAGGGAATGCATCATCATGTACTGACCCTTGGAAAAGGCACCTACATCCTCCCAGCCGAAAATACGATTTTCGGGTAAGACATCCTGATAGGACATGGATTTCTTCCGAGATTGCCCTTCTTTTTCGTAAACAAAGTTGGAAATGAAGGCATCAACAGGTGTATTTGCTTCTTCCAAAGCCTGTAAACTTTCCAAAATCTTCAAATAGGCTCTGGTATCGACCCAGTCATCTGAATCCACGACTTTAAAGTACTTACCCTTGGCCTCACGTATCCCTGTATTTACAGCTCCGCCATGGCCCTTATTCTCTTGATAGATAGCTCGCACATTTGAAAATTGATTGGCAAGTTCCTCTGCGATTTCCTGAGTTCGGTCTGTTGAACCATCGTTAATAATCAGAATCTCAACCTTGTCCCCACCCATTACAAGGGAATGAACACAGTAATGAAGGTAGGCCTCCGAATTATAACTCGGTATGGCAATGCTTAGTAAGGTCATCTTTCTCTCCATTTGACACAATTTGTTACTATTTTATCACATTTTCAGGAAAGTTGCAGAGCATAATTATTTTTCAAGGCAAACTTATTCACAACCTGTGGATAAGTTGTGGATTTCTAGAATGTTCTGTGGATAACTTTTGTAACCTCCTATCATCGTATCTTCTTCAACAAAAATCCTTTAAGTGTTCTTGCAAATCCCGAAGCATATTCTTGCGACCATTGAAACTCTGACCACTGATGAGTTTTTCGTAATTTTCCAATTGGTCCATAGACAAATTTTTCCGATAATCTCTCAAGGCACCTCTCAACATCAATAGCTCGTCATTAACCAAACCAGGTGATTGGATGAGATGTGATAGGTCGTGAATATCTTCATGAGGCAAACGGTCAAACTTGCGCTTCTGACTTTCCTGTCTGCGAACTCGGTCCTTAACCCGATTTCGGAATTTAACCTTGAAATAACAATACAGCTGAACTCTTTCCCCAATCAACCAAGGCTGCTCTTCCAATAGTTCGAACAAAGTCATCATGCCTTCTTGTTCCCAATCATCTCTGTCCCACAGTTTGATATAAAACTCTTTACGAGCCTTGTTGACAATCCCTTTTACGCTATCATACACCTTTTCAAATTCCATCATCCTATCTCCTTTGTTTGATGGTTTAAGTTTATCGAAAAGGGAGTTCTTTATACAGGACATTTTTGTCCAACTGACATTACTTAGATTATTCCACTATCTCCTCAGAGGCGACAAAAAGGGGAGCAAACCCAGAAATCAACATTTTAAGACAAAGCAAAAAGCCCACTGCTGTAGGCTTCTTACGATATAAAGTCTTATCTTAGAGCATTTTGTTGTAGAATTCTACGACAAGAGCTTCGTTGATTTCTGGGTTGATTTCGTCGCGTTCTGGCAAGCGAGTCAATGAACCTTCAAGCTTTTCAGCATCGAATGATACGAAAGCTGGACGGCCAAGAGTTGCTTCAACAGCTTCAAGGATAGCTGGAACTTTGATTGACTTCTCACGAACTGAGATAACTTGACCAACTTCAACGCGGAATGATGGGATATCAACGCGTTTGCCATCAACAAGGATGTGACCGTGGTTTACGAATTGACGTGCTTGACGACGAGTAGTTGCCAAACCAAGACGGTAAACAACGTTGTCCAAACGACGCTCCAAAAGAAGCATGAAGTTGAAACCAAGAGTACCTTGTTTGATTTTAGTAGCTTGTACGAACAAGTTACGGAATTGTTTTTCACCCAAACCGTAAGAGAAACGCAATTTTTGTTTCTCAGCCAATTGCAAACCGTATTCTGACAATTTAGAACGGTTGTTTGGTCCGTGTTGACCTGGTACGTAGTTACGACGTGCCAATTCTTTACCTGTACCTGTCAATGACAAGCCAAGACGACGAGCTTGTTTCCAAGATGGTCCTGTATAACGTGACATGTGTTATGTCCTCCTAAAAATAAAATATAAAAATTATTTGTAGGAAATAACGTTTTAAGCAAACCTGATTCGTGCAGGAGGCCTTCATCGAAACAGCAACGATTACTCTTCTTGCTGACCTTCTGTTGACGAGCTTCATTTTGCCCTGCTGTTATTTCGCACAAAGGTTAGTATAGCACAAAAAAAAGGCTCTGTAAAGCCTTTTTCATCGTTCTTATTGCATTTCTTCCAATAATTCAACCAGCTTATCCTTTTGAACCTGTCCTACAAAAGAAACCTTGAGGGTTCCATCACTATTGATAAGGATATGTGTCGGAAAAGCAGCAATACCAAAATGTGTCATAGCCTGATCCTTGGTATCAAATAAGACTGGATAGGTCGCTCCTAACTCACTAGCCTTCTCCAAGATCTCATCCTTGCTCACATCGGATGGATTGGTATTCGCAAACTCGGCATCCTTAGGTGACGTGATAGACAAGAAAACATAATCTTCCTTATCCTTGTACTCTTGGTAAACTTCCTCCAATTCAGGAATTTCCCTCTGACAAGGACCACAATAGGTTGCCCAAACATTGATGTAAATCTTTTTCCCCTTGTAATCTGCTAGATTGACATCCTTCCCATCCTTATCCTTTAGGGAAAAATCTAGCGTGACTGGTTGATTTGCCTGTAAAGTCGACTCAGTAGAAGATGGACTGACCAATGGTAAAAGGGAGCAGGCAGTCAAAACAAAGCAAGAAACAAGTAAGCAAACGACAATCGATACCAACTTTTTCATAAACAAATCCTTTCTATCCTAGTGGAAAAAACGCACAAATTGCTGGAAGAAACCTGTTAAAATACTCAAGCCTATCAAGAGCAATAAATAGCCTGAAATACGCTTGGTCCAAGCCAAATAGTGCCGATTGTTCTTGAAGAAAGCCAACATTTTCTGAGAAAAGAAGGCAACCAAAATAAAGGGAAGAATAAAGCCAAGACAATAGACCAACAGCAAGATACCGCTCAACCAACCCTGCTGACTGCTAGCATAAATAAAAACAGATGCCAGAATAGGTCCAATACATGGAGTCCAAGAAAAACTAAAGGTAAAACCCATCAGGAAAGCTAAAAATGGAGTGACCTGTTTTCCCGCTTGGTACACCTTATTTTTAGCAGAAAATTCACGCTCTAACATAGGAATATTGAACCAACCCAACTGCAAAATTCCCATCAGCACAATCAATAGACCACTGATAATCTGCAAGACTTGAGCATTTGCTTGTAAGACCCTACTCAGCAAACTAGAGGCAAATCCCAATAAGAAGAAGGTCAGAGCAATCCCAACTACAAAACTTAGCGTATTGACGAGAACCTTCTTCTCTCCCTCTTTCCCCTCAGCTCCACCTGCTAATAAACCAACATAGATGGGTAAAATCGGCAGTACACAGGGTGATAAGAAAGACAAGAGCCCTTCTGCAAACAGAGCCAGAACTGTAAACCATTGAAATTCCATATAAACTCCTTTCTATCCAGTATAAAAATAATTTTGAAAGCGTTTTATGTGCTAATATTATAACACACTACTTTATCTTAGTCAATATATCGTTTTGTTAAATCATACAAAAAAGCCTGCAATCACAGGCTCCCATTCCTAATCCAAGTAATGAATTAAAATCTTTTCCGTCAAAACATCCGAGTAAGTATACGATTCCACAAACGTATTGTTTGGATCTTCAAACTCAACGATAAACAAAGACTGATAAACTTCTGTAATCCGACCTTGCTTATTCTTCTCACGCTTACGACCATTTTCAAGGGTCAACTCGACAATCTGGCCCTCGTGGTCTTTAATATCTTGTTTGATCTGCTTCATCTTAGCAACATCTGTAAATGCATCACTCATTCTCTATCCATCCTCTCTCTTGGAAATACTTGCAAATTTGTTGTATTCTTTTTGGAACATCAATTCCACCGTACCACGCGCACCGGAACGGTTTTTCTCGATAATCACTTCAACCGTGTTATTTGGAATGCCACCATCTTCTTGCTCACCGCGCTCATAGTAATCATCACGATACAAGAAGGCAACGATATCCGCATCCTGCTCGATAGAGCCCGATTCACGAATATCAGACAAAACAGGACGCTTGTCCTGACGCTGTTCAACTCCACGGGACAGCTGACTGAGGGCAATAACGGGAACTTTTAATTCCTTGGCCAAAATCTTCAACTGACGGGAAATTTCCGAAACCTCTTGTTGACGGTTTTCCCGCCCCGTTCCAGTAATCAACTGAAGATAGTCAATCAAAATCAAGCCCAGATTGCCTGTCTCCTGAGCCAACTTACGTGACCGCGAACGGATTTCCGTAATCTTGATACCTGGCGTATCATCAATGTAAATGCTAGCCCGTGCCAAATTAGCTTGAGCCACCATATACTTATTCCACTCTTCCTGCGTCAAATGACCCGTACGAATGGAACGCGAGTTAATAACACCCTCAGAAGCCAAC
The nucleotide sequence above comes from Streptococcus sp. 29887. Encoded proteins:
- a CDS encoding BlaI/MecI/CopY family transcriptional regulator, whose translation is MNELKRLPDTEFSVLRTIWHLPNPVTSAQIISHLGEDNHWKPQTLLTILARLTEKGFLKSERNGRERRYTAIVSEEEYMAVETSNFLDRYQGNSLGGLVKTLFSSNALSADELDELRSLLNK
- a CDS encoding glycosyltransferase family 2 protein, with protein sequence MTLLSIAIPSYNSEAYLHYCVHSLVMGGDKVEILIINDGSTDRTQEIAEELANQFSNVRAIYQENKGHGGAVNTGIREAKGKYFKVVDSDDWVDTRAYLKILESLQALEEANTPVDAFISNFVYEKEGQSRKKSMSYQDVLPENRIFGWEDVGAFSKGQYMMMHSLIYRTDLLREVGLVLPEHTFYVDNIFVFTPLQAVKTMFYLPVDFYRYFIGRNDQSVNESVMIKRIDQQLKVNRILVDNLDLEAVDNPDLRSYLLNHVEITTIISCALLNRAGTAEHMMKKQELWHYIRDNNPALFKIVRNGLLGQLTNLYGYPGRKISNAVYKIAKRIYGFN
- a CDS encoding sigma-70 family RNA polymerase sigma factor; this translates as MEFEKVYDSVKGIVNKARKEFYIKLWDRDDWEQEGMMTLFELLEEQPWLIGERVQLYCYFKVKFRNRVKDRVRRQESQKRKFDRLPHEDIHDLSHLIQSPGLVNDELLMLRGALRDYRKNLSMDQLENYEKLISGQSFNGRKNMLRDLQEHLKDFC
- the rpsD gene encoding 30S ribosomal protein S4, which encodes MSRYTGPSWKQARRLGLSLTGTGKELARRNYVPGQHGPNNRSKLSEYGLQLAEKQKLRFSYGLGEKQFRNLFVQATKIKQGTLGFNFMLLLERRLDNVVYRLGLATTRRQARQFVNHGHILVDGKRVDIPSFRVEVGQVISVREKSIKVPAILEAVEATLGRPAFVSFDAEKLEGSLTRLPERDEINPEINEALVVEFYNKML
- a CDS encoding TlpA family protein disulfide reductase, with translation MKKLVSIVVCLLVSCFVLTACSLLPLVSPSSTESTLQANQPVTLDFSLKDKDGKDVNLADYKGKKIYINVWATYCGPCQREIPELEEVYQEYKDKEDYVFLSITSPKDAEFANTNPSDVSKDEILEKASELGATYPVLFDTKDQAMTHFGIAAFPTHILINSDGTLKVSFVGQVQKDKLVELLEEMQ
- a CDS encoding cytochrome c biogenesis CcdA family protein: MEFQWFTVLALFAEGLLSFLSPCVLPILPIYVGLLAGGAEGKEGEKKVLVNTLSFVVGIALTFFLLGFASSLLSRVLQANAQVLQIISGLLIVLMGILQLGWFNIPMLEREFSAKNKVYQAGKQVTPFLAFLMGFTFSFSWTPCIGPILASVFIYASSQQGWLSGILLLVYCLGFILPFILVAFFSQKMLAFFKNNRHYLAWTKRISGYLLLLIGLSILTGFFQQFVRFFH
- a CDS encoding Veg family protein, giving the protein MSDAFTDVAKMKQIKQDIKDHEGQIVELTLENGRKREKNKQGRITEVYQSLFIVEFEDPNNTFVESYTYSDVLTEKILIHYLD